In Sphingobacteriaceae bacterium, the following proteins share a genomic window:
- a CDS encoding glyceraldehyde-3-phosphate dehydrogenase (catalyzes the formation of 3-phospho-D-glyceroyl phosphate from D-glyceraldehyde 3-phosphate; involved in growth under gluconeogenic conditions and in glycolytic activity at high ATP concentrations in Corynebacterium; NAD and NADP dependent) produces the protein MKTLEKVNGEYQTQLNDWIDQEKAALDLINVVGKLWFDRSIELILFRNQLVDRSASEIMNLHLYAKNIVKKPITVYETLALANEILNSKVGAARIDIGKLAFEWHQEQDKYKTKLDFINDKLKDLIGANSVVTPKDVVLYGFGRIGRLAARELITLAGKGEQLRLRAIVTRGNSDEEIVKRADLLRTDSVHGTFPGTVIEDLANKALIINGHTVHMIDAKNPEDVDYTIYGIDNALLIDNTGVFRDDKELSRHLQAKGIDKVLLTAPAKGDVPNVVHGVNHETVDLNKQRIFSAASCTTNAIMPILQVIDKELGIQKGHIETVHSYTNDQNLLDNYHKKYRRGRSAALNMVITETGAESALKKVLPHLSGKFTANSVRVPTPNVSLAILNLNINKEVTRDEVNAIIHKYAMEGKLVEQIQYAFSNELVSTDVIGNPCPSVFDSQATIVSPDKKTIILYVWYDNEYGYTRQVIRFSKHISEVRRPFYY, from the coding sequence ATGAAAACACTTGAAAAAGTAAATGGTGAATACCAGACTCAGTTGAATGATTGGATCGATCAGGAGAAGGCTGCATTAGATCTAATTAATGTTGTTGGAAAATTATGGTTTGACAGATCTATCGAACTTATTTTATTTCGTAATCAGTTGGTTGACCGTAGTGCAAGTGAGATCATGAATCTGCATTTGTATGCTAAGAATATTGTGAAGAAACCTATTACGGTTTATGAAACCTTAGCTCTGGCAAATGAAATTTTAAATTCAAAAGTAGGGGCTGCGCGTATTGATATTGGGAAGTTGGCTTTTGAATGGCACCAGGAACAAGATAAGTATAAAACAAAACTCGATTTCATAAATGATAAATTAAAAGATCTTATTGGGGCTAACTCAGTGGTTACGCCTAAGGATGTTGTATTGTATGGATTCGGACGTATTGGTCGTTTAGCCGCCCGCGAGTTAATTACATTGGCAGGTAAAGGCGAACAATTAAGATTGCGTGCTATTGTAACGCGCGGTAACAGCGATGAGGAAATTGTAAAACGTGCCGATCTTTTGCGCACAGATTCTGTACATGGCACTTTTCCCGGAACAGTAATTGAAGATCTTGCGAACAAAGCATTAATCATAAACGGTCACACTGTTCACATGATTGACGCGAAAAATCCTGAAGATGTTGATTATACAATTTACGGTATTGACAATGCTTTACTGATTGATAATACCGGAGTGTTTCGTGATGACAAAGAATTAAGCCGCCACTTACAAGCCAAAGGAATTGACAAAGTATTACTAACTGCTCCGGCTAAAGGTGATGTTCCAAATGTTGTGCATGGTGTAAATCATGAAACGGTGGACTTAAATAAACAACGCATTTTTTCTGCAGCCAGCTGTACAACGAATGCCATTATGCCTATTTTGCAGGTGATCGATAAAGAATTAGGGATTCAAAAAGGACATATTGAAACTGTTCACTCTTATACGAATGACCAGAATTTATTGGATAACTACCATAAAAAATACCGTCGTGGCCGTTCTGCCGCGTTAAATATGGTTATCACAGAAACTGGTGCTGAGAGTGCTTTGAAAAAAGTTCTTCCGCATTTAAGTGGAAAATTTACCGCGAATTCTGTACGTGTCCCAACTCCTAATGTAAGTCTTGCTATTTTAAATTTAAATATAAATAAAGAAGTAACGCGCGATGAAGTAAATGCCATTATTCACAAATACGCGATGGAAGGAAAATTAGTAGAACAAATTCAATACGCTTTTAGTAATGAACTTGTGAGCACAGACGTTATCGGAAATCCTTGTCCGAGTGTTTTCGACAGCCAGGCAACTATTGTATCTCCAGATAAAAAAACCATCATACTTTATGTTTGGTATGATAACGAGTACGGATATACCCGCCAGGTAATCCGTTTCAGTAAACACATTAGTGAAGTAAGAAGACCATTTTATTACTAA
- a CDS encoding DUF4920 domain-containing protein — translation MKKVSLILVAVLYVQFFVAQPPAGKATPGTTYGAKTDAKNAVSASELPALLKSKDTVAVKVKATVLEVCSKKGCWMNFKVNDEQNAFVKMKDYAFFVPLDLIGKTVVLDGKAYTKITSVSELKHYAEDAKKPQKEIDAITQPKSEIRFMADGIVVVE, via the coding sequence TTGAAAAAAGTAAGTTTGATTTTAGTAGCAGTTTTATATGTGCAGTTTTTTGTAGCGCAACCACCTGCCGGTAAAGCAACTCCTGGCACCACTTACGGTGCTAAAACGGATGCAAAAAACGCTGTATCGGCCAGCGAATTACCAGCGCTTTTAAAGAGCAAAGATACTGTTGCCGTAAAAGTAAAAGCTACGGTTTTGGAAGTTTGCTCGAAAAAGGGATGCTGGATGAACTTTAAAGTAAATGATGAGCAAAATGCTTTTGTAAAAATGAAGGACTATGCTTTTTTTGTTCCTCTGGATCTTATTGGTAAAACGGTTGTATTAGATGGAAAGGCGTATACAAAAATAACGTCAGTGTCTGAATTAAAACACTACGCCGAAGATGCTAAAAAGCCACAAAAAGAAATTGATGCGATTACACAGCCAAAATCAGAGATTCGTTTTATGGCAGATGGCATTGTGGTGGTAGAATAA
- a CDS encoding carbamoyl phosphate synthase small subunit: MQLKYTSLPKAILLLEDGKVFEGKAAGKIGTTSGEICFNTGMTGYQEIFTDPSYFGQIIVMTNSHIGNYGIEESEVESDSIKIAGMVCKKFNHGYSRARGHMSLGKYFEDSNIVSICEIDTRALVRHIRDKGAMNCIISSEVLDVEVLKKQLAKVPSMEGLELSSKVTCASAYNVGNENAKYKVAVMDYGAKKNIIRSLVERDCYLKVFPMTATANDLKEFQPDGIMLSNGPGDPGVMKKETEAVKDFLALGKPLFGICLGHQLLAQSQGISTYKMHTGHRGINHPVLNIISGKSEITSQNHGFTVNEKEIQNNPNIEISHVNLNDKTIEGIRLKDRKAFSVQYHPEASPGPLDARYLFDEFVANMEAAKN, from the coding sequence ATGCAATTAAAGTATACTTCGCTTCCAAAAGCTATTCTTTTACTGGAAGACGGAAAAGTGTTTGAGGGAAAAGCAGCCGGAAAAATCGGTACCACTTCAGGAGAAATTTGTTTTAATACCGGCATGACCGGTTACCAGGAAATTTTCACAGATCCTTCTTACTTCGGGCAAATTATTGTGATGACAAATTCTCATATAGGGAATTATGGAATAGAAGAAAGTGAAGTGGAAAGCGATTCCATCAAAATTGCTGGAATGGTTTGTAAAAAGTTTAACCATGGGTATTCGCGTGCACGTGGACATATGAGTCTTGGTAAATATTTTGAAGATTCCAACATTGTTTCCATTTGTGAAATAGATACCCGTGCTTTAGTGCGACACATTCGTGATAAAGGTGCGATGAACTGCATTATCTCTTCAGAGGTTTTAGATGTGGAAGTTCTTAAAAAACAGCTGGCGAAAGTTCCAAGTATGGAAGGGCTCGAGTTATCTTCGAAAGTAACCTGTGCAAGTGCTTACAATGTAGGTAACGAAAACGCTAAATACAAGGTAGCTGTGATGGATTATGGTGCGAAGAAAAATATAATACGTTCGTTAGTGGAAAGGGATTGTTATTTGAAAGTATTTCCGATGACCGCTACGGCCAATGATTTGAAAGAGTTTCAACCGGATGGTATCATGTTAAGTAATGGACCAGGTGACCCCGGGGTTATGAAAAAGGAAACAGAAGCCGTAAAAGATTTTTTAGCCTTGGGAAAACCACTTTTTGGTATTTGTTTAGGGCATCAATTGTTGGCGCAATCACAAGGTATCAGCACATATAAGATGCACACAGGTCACCGCGGGATCAATCATCCTGTGTTAAATATCATTAGCGGTAAAAGTGAAATCACTTCTCAAAATCACGGCTTCACCGTAAACGAAAAAGAGATTCAAAATAATCCTAACATAGAAATTAGCCACGTTAACCTGAATGACAAAACCATTGAGGGTATTCGTTTGAAGGATCGCAAAGCTTTTTCAGTGCAGTACCATCCAGAGGCTAGTCCGGGACCGTTAGACGCAAGGTATTTGTTTGATGAGTTTGTGGCGAATATGGAGGCTGCAAAGAATTAG
- a CDS encoding adenine phosphoribosyltransferase: MTLARAIKKEVRDIPDFPKPGIMFKDITPLFYNQELCTEIVDGFIQNLMEIPDAIIGIESRGFLFGFMVANKLNIPFVLVRKVGKLPYKTVKQEYALEYGTSVIEIHEDALQKDWKVIIHDDLLATGGTAEAAARLVEKMGAKVAGFNFVIGLDFLNGKSKLENHSENITCLVHY; this comes from the coding sequence ATGACATTAGCAAGAGCTATCAAAAAAGAGGTCCGTGATATTCCGGATTTTCCCAAGCCAGGAATTATGTTTAAGGACATAACGCCTTTGTTTTATAACCAGGAACTCTGCACTGAAATTGTGGATGGGTTTATTCAGAATCTTATGGAGATTCCCGATGCTATTATTGGTATTGAAAGCCGGGGATTTTTATTTGGTTTTATGGTTGCTAATAAATTGAACATTCCTTTTGTATTAGTTCGTAAGGTTGGAAAATTGCCTTACAAAACAGTGAAGCAGGAATATGCTTTGGAGTATGGAACATCGGTTATTGAGATTCACGAGGATGCTTTGCAAAAAGACTGGAAGGTGATTATTCATGATGATCTTTTAGCTACGGGTGGTACCGCGGAAGCAGCGGCACGGCTTGTAGAGAAGATGGGAGCGAAGGTTGCGGGATTTAATTTTGTGATCGGTCTTGATTTTTTGAATGGGAAAAGTAAACTTGAAAATCATTCTGAGAATATTACTTGTTTGGTACATTATTAA
- a CDS encoding aspartate--tRNA ligase, whose product MLRTNTCGELRIEHVGQEVTLSGWVQRVKDLGGLTFIDLRDRYGITQLALNSDSDTTLQNTVKTLGREFVIQVKGTVIERESKNKTNPTGDIEIKVSLLTILNASQTPPFTIEDETDGGDELRMKYRYLDLRRSVVRKNLELRHRIAIETRNYLDKQKFLEVETPVLIKSTPEGARDFVVPSRMNENQFYALPQSPQTFKQLLMVSGFDRYYQIVKCFRDEDLRADRQPEFTQIDCEMSFVEQEDILQTFEGLTRHLFKTVKNIDIPTIARMTYADAMKYYGNDKPDTRFEMKLVDFNTVTKGKAFKVFDDAELVVAICAKGASEYTRKQLDELTEWVKRPQIGATGLVYARYNNDGTIKSSVDKFYNEEDLKKWGEACGAEKGDLILLLAGAEERTRKAMSELRLEMGNRLGLRDKNKFSCLWVIDFPLLEWNEGDPNLLASLAGRWHAKHHPFTSPKPEDIDLLNTDPGAVRANAYDIVINGVEVGGGSIRIHNKDLQAKMFEVLGFTKEDAQKQFGFLMNAFEFGAPPHGGIAFGFDRLCSLFGGAESIRDFIAFPKNNSGRDVMIDAPSEISEEQLKELSIDTIMKTK is encoded by the coding sequence ATGTTAAGAACGAATACCTGCGGAGAACTAAGAATTGAACATGTTGGACAAGAAGTAACGCTCAGCGGCTGGGTGCAGCGAGTAAAAGATTTAGGCGGTCTTACATTTATTGATCTTCGCGATCGTTATGGCATCACTCAATTAGCATTAAATTCAGATTCTGATACAACTTTACAGAATACGGTTAAAACACTTGGACGCGAATTCGTTATCCAGGTTAAAGGGACAGTGATTGAACGTGAAAGCAAAAACAAAACCAATCCTACCGGTGACATAGAAATAAAAGTAAGTCTACTCACTATTCTAAATGCTTCACAAACTCCACCTTTCACCATCGAAGATGAAACCGATGGCGGAGATGAATTACGCATGAAATACCGTTACCTGGACTTACGTCGCTCTGTTGTTCGTAAAAATCTGGAGTTACGTCACCGTATAGCGATTGAAACGCGCAATTATTTAGATAAACAAAAATTTCTGGAAGTTGAAACTCCGGTACTTATAAAATCAACACCCGAAGGGGCGCGCGATTTCGTGGTTCCAAGTCGTATGAACGAAAATCAGTTTTATGCCTTACCACAAAGTCCGCAGACGTTTAAACAACTTTTAATGGTGAGCGGGTTTGACCGTTACTATCAAATTGTAAAATGTTTTCGTGATGAGGATTTACGTGCTGACAGGCAACCTGAATTTACACAGATAGATTGTGAAATGAGTTTTGTAGAACAGGAAGACATTTTACAAACCTTCGAAGGGCTGACAAGACATTTATTTAAAACGGTTAAAAATATTGACATCCCAACCATTGCACGCATGACCTATGCAGATGCAATGAAGTATTATGGGAACGATAAGCCTGACACGCGCTTCGAAATGAAATTGGTAGATTTTAATACTGTAACAAAAGGAAAAGCTTTTAAAGTTTTTGACGATGCAGAACTTGTTGTCGCTATCTGCGCAAAAGGAGCCTCTGAATACACACGTAAACAACTCGACGAGCTAACTGAATGGGTGAAACGTCCGCAAATAGGCGCAACAGGACTTGTTTATGCTCGCTACAATAATGACGGAACAATTAAATCGAGCGTTGATAAATTCTACAACGAAGAAGATCTTAAAAAATGGGGTGAAGCTTGCGGTGCAGAGAAAGGTGATTTAATCTTGCTATTGGCAGGTGCTGAAGAAAGAACCCGCAAAGCCATGAGTGAATTGCGCCTTGAAATGGGTAACCGTTTAGGTTTGCGCGATAAGAATAAATTTTCTTGTTTATGGGTGATCGATTTTCCATTACTGGAATGGAACGAAGGCGATCCAAACTTACTGGCATCACTTGCCGGACGCTGGCACGCAAAACATCATCCTTTTACTTCACCAAAACCAGAAGATATCGACCTATTAAATACTGATCCTGGAGCTGTGCGGGCAAACGCTTACGACATTGTAATCAATGGCGTTGAAGTAGGCGGCGGAAGCATCCGGATTCACAACAAAGATCTTCAGGCAAAAATGTTTGAAGTGCTGGGCTTCACAAAAGAAGATGCTCAAAAACAATTTGGATTTTTAATGAATGCTTTTGAATTTGGAGCTCCCCCGCACGGCGGTATCGCCTTTGGATTTGACAGGCTTTGTTCTTTATTTGGTGGGGCTGAAAGTATTCGCGATTTTATCGCCTTTCCTAAAAATAATTCGGGCCGTGACGTTATGATCGACGCCCCTTCTGAAATTAGTGAAGAACAACTGAAGGAACTGAGTATTGATACGATAATGAAGACAAAGTGA
- a CDS encoding tRNA nucleotidyltransferase: MFNFLQDPVFKTVRLCCDELNVDAYAIGGYVRDIFLKRNSKDIDVVAIGKGIDLATKVHAQLGPEAHLSTFKNFGTAQVKINDLEIEFVGARKESYSRDSRKPIVEDGTLEDDQNRRDFTINALAIGLSKNNYGKLLDPFNGLQDLENKILRTPLDPDITYSDDPLRMMRAIRFASQLNFTIEEKSLNAITKNKERISIVSKERISDELNKIILSPVPSVGFKLLFNTGLLHLIFPEMVKLYGTETINGLSHKDNFYHTLEVLDNVAKKSDNLWLRWSAILHDIAKPATKRFEEGHGFTFHGHEDRGARMVPKIFTNLKLPLNEKMKYVQKLVELHLRPIVLAKTEVTDSAVRRLLFEAGDDIDDLMTLCESDITTKNPNKVKRYMFNFEIVRSKLIELEEKDKIRNWQPPIKGEDIMQLYNLTPGREIGILKNALKDAILDGVVENNFESAKKFLDQKFEELNSLK; the protein is encoded by the coding sequence GTGTTTAATTTCTTACAAGACCCTGTTTTCAAGACTGTTCGCCTTTGTTGCGACGAACTAAATGTAGATGCGTACGCCATTGGTGGGTACGTGCGTGATATATTTTTAAAAAGAAACAGCAAGGATATCGATGTAGTGGCCATCGGCAAAGGCATTGATCTGGCTACAAAAGTACATGCGCAATTAGGACCCGAAGCGCACCTCTCAACCTTTAAAAATTTCGGAACTGCCCAGGTAAAAATTAATGACCTTGAAATTGAATTTGTAGGTGCCAGGAAAGAAAGTTACAGCCGCGATTCACGAAAACCTATTGTAGAGGACGGCACTTTAGAAGACGATCAGAATCGTCGTGACTTTACCATAAATGCCCTGGCTATTGGGCTTTCTAAGAACAATTACGGTAAACTCCTCGATCCATTCAACGGGCTGCAGGATCTTGAAAATAAAATTTTACGTACTCCTCTTGATCCCGATATCACTTATAGCGACGATCCACTTCGCATGATGCGGGCAATTCGTTTCGCATCGCAATTAAATTTTACAATCGAAGAAAAATCTTTAAACGCTATTACTAAAAACAAAGAGCGTATTTCCATTGTTTCTAAAGAACGTATTTCAGACGAGTTAAATAAAATTATTCTTTCACCTGTTCCTTCGGTTGGATTTAAGCTTTTGTTCAATACGGGTTTACTTCATCTCATTTTTCCCGAAATGGTTAAGTTATATGGAACAGAAACAATAAATGGCCTGTCGCACAAAGATAATTTTTACCATACTTTAGAGGTGCTTGACAATGTTGCTAAAAAAAGCGACAATCTTTGGTTACGCTGGTCTGCCATTCTACACGATATCGCAAAACCTGCAACAAAACGTTTTGAAGAGGGGCACGGTTTTACTTTTCATGGCCACGAAGACAGAGGTGCTCGCATGGTTCCTAAAATTTTCACCAATCTTAAATTGCCATTGAACGAAAAGATGAAATACGTTCAAAAACTGGTCGAATTACATTTAAGACCCATAGTATTGGCAAAAACCGAAGTCACAGACAGTGCGGTTCGACGTCTTTTGTTTGAAGCAGGTGACGATATCGACGATCTTATGACTTTGTGCGAAAGTGATATCACTACAAAAAATCCGAACAAAGTAAAACGCTACATGTTTAATTTTGAGATAGTACGTTCAAAATTAATCGAGTTAGAAGAAAAAGACAAGATCCGCAACTGGCAACCTCCTATTAAAGGCGAAGATATTATGCAACTCTATAATCTTACTCCGGGAAGAGAAATAGGAATTTTAAAAAACGCTTTAAAAGACGCTATCCTTGATGGCGTGGTAGAAAATAATTTTGAGAGTGCTAAAAAATTTCTCGATCAAAAATTCGAAGAATTAAATTCACTAAAATAG
- the mraW gene encoding 16S rRNA (cytosine(1402)-N(4))-methyltransferase — protein sequence MSNDTFEFKKFKIKQDKCAMRVSTDAVLLGAWVIPNGSTTILDIGTGTGVIALMLAQKSNAKITAIDIDKESTEQAKVNVAESIFNEKVNVVHQSFQELVKSCSNKFNLIVTNPPYFIDSYKNANDLKASARHTDLLSFEDLVGGVKKLLDEKGKFCLILPTNEARIFRELAQSKGLYLSKLLRIRTRFEKDSEKRHLMQFEFKESEFSESTLVIEKDSHRNYTQEYKDLTKDYYLKF from the coding sequence ATGTCTAATGATACGTTTGAATTCAAAAAATTTAAAATAAAGCAGGATAAATGTGCTATGCGCGTGAGTACCGATGCAGTGTTGTTGGGCGCATGGGTTATTCCGAACGGAAGTACCACCATTCTCGATATCGGCACAGGAACAGGCGTGATAGCTTTAATGCTCGCGCAAAAATCAAACGCGAAAATAACAGCCATTGATATTGATAAAGAAAGTACAGAACAGGCTAAAGTAAATGTTGCTGAAAGTATTTTTAATGAGAAAGTAAATGTTGTTCACCAGTCTTTTCAGGAGCTTGTAAAAAGCTGTAGCAACAAGTTTAACCTAATAGTCACTAATCCACCTTATTTTATAGACTCTTACAAGAATGCAAATGATTTAAAAGCTTCTGCACGTCATACCGATTTACTCTCGTTTGAAGATCTTGTGGGTGGAGTTAAAAAACTACTCGATGAGAAAGGAAAATTTTGTCTGATCTTACCTACCAATGAAGCCCGCATCTTTAGAGAATTAGCACAGTCTAAAGGTCTTTATCTTTCAAAATTACTTCGCATCAGAACCCGTTTTGAAAAAGATTCAGAAAAAAGGCACCTTATGCAGTTTGAGTTTAAAGAAAGTGAATTCTCCGAATCTACCCTGGTTATTGAAAAAGACAGCCACCGCAACTACACCCAGGAATACAAGGATCTTACCAAAGATTATTATTTGAAGTTTTAA
- a CDS encoding GSCFA domain protein, with amino-acid sequence MNFHLNFTPGTSDFKINHKQSLLFAGSCFSENIGTYLKDAKFKVVINPNGILFNPLSIYKCIQDAIQNKKADDSSILEKENLFYSYSHHSSFYAQTKKELLQKIDAVTSQTHYFLKTADVLLITFGSGFFYKHLTLHQIVANCHKQPGHAFEKKLAEVDEVVNLYSSLINELKIFNPKLKIIFTVSPVKHLKDGIIENNLSKATLLLSVNKLLKLYPGCVYFPAFELVNDDLRDYRFYKEDLAHPNQQAINYVWEKFSECYFDATTKELNHEIGKINSALNHKQLHENSSETEKLKAFIEKQKNLIKKLDPGIEF; translated from the coding sequence ATGAACTTTCATTTGAATTTCACGCCTGGCACTTCTGATTTTAAAATCAACCATAAGCAGTCGCTTCTCTTTGCAGGATCGTGTTTTTCTGAAAATATCGGCACCTATTTAAAAGATGCTAAATTTAAAGTCGTCATAAATCCAAATGGAATTCTTTTTAATCCTCTAAGTATTTACAAATGCATTCAGGACGCCATCCAAAATAAAAAAGCCGACGATAGCAGCATTTTAGAAAAAGAAAATCTGTTTTATAGCTATTCTCATCATAGCTCCTTCTACGCTCAAACAAAAAAGGAACTCTTACAAAAAATTGACGCGGTTACGAGCCAAACGCATTACTTTTTAAAAACTGCAGATGTTTTACTAATCACTTTTGGTTCTGGCTTTTTTTATAAACACCTAACCTTACATCAAATAGTTGCCAATTGCCACAAGCAACCTGGGCATGCTTTTGAAAAAAAATTGGCAGAGGTCGATGAAGTCGTAAACCTATATTCTTCTCTGATAAATGAGTTGAAGATTTTCAATCCAAAACTTAAAATAATTTTTACGGTCTCACCTGTGAAGCACCTGAAAGACGGTATCATCGAAAATAATCTTAGCAAAGCGACACTTCTTTTAAGCGTAAATAAACTACTTAAACTTTACCCTGGTTGTGTGTACTTTCCGGCATTTGAACTTGTAAATGACGATTTACGCGATTACCGCTTTTATAAAGAAGATTTGGCACATCCCAATCAGCAGGCAATAAACTATGTTTGGGAAAAATTTTCAGAATGTTACTTTGATGCCACAACGAAAGAACTAAATCATGAAATTGGGAAGATAAATTCGGCTTTAAACCATAAACAGTTGCACGAAAACTCTTCCGAAACTGAAAAACTCAAAGCATTTATAGAAAAGCAAAAAAACCTTATTAAAAAACTGGATCCAGGTATCGAATTTTAG
- the arsC gene encoding arsenate reductase (glutaredoxin): MIIYHNPRCSKSREAINLLEKNKCEFTIREYLKEPLTQKELKALLQKLACKAEAIVRRSEPLYKEKFSGKTITNAQWIKILSENPILIERPIVIDGEKALVGRPPILVLDMIKRKK; the protein is encoded by the coding sequence ATGATCATCTATCATAATCCGCGATGCAGTAAAAGCCGCGAAGCGATTAACCTTCTTGAAAAGAACAAGTGCGAATTTACTATTCGTGAATACCTTAAAGAACCGTTGACTCAAAAAGAACTAAAAGCATTACTACAAAAATTAGCTTGTAAAGCAGAAGCTATTGTGCGCAGATCGGAACCTCTTTACAAAGAAAAATTCTCAGGCAAGACAATTACAAATGCTCAGTGGATAAAGATTCTAAGTGAAAATCCTATTCTCATTGAACGACCCATTGTGATTGATGGAGAAAAAGCTTTGGTTGGAAGGCCGCCTATTCTGGTGTTGGATATGATTAAACGAAAAAAATAA
- a CDS encoding permease, producing the protein MIVAGFIAFLLIGLILGLIGGGGSILGVPVLVYILFYPPEEATAYSLFIVGLTSLIGAIAYLRKGEISGEALYQFALASMITVFCVRKYLMPSIPQEIHFLNFEISKQVLIMILFSILILSSSVSMIKKRKPNSKSQVKWDEFARSPMGLPFVILLGIVIGFITGFVGAGGGFIIVPVLIFFLRLNFKKAIGTSLCIIAINSLVGFTGNLGNQKMDWQFLISISAIAIAGILIGSALSGKISSTKLKPAFGWFTLVVGVSILTKELFIK; encoded by the coding sequence GTGATTGTTGCTGGGTTCATAGCCTTTTTATTGATCGGATTAATCCTCGGCTTAATTGGGGGTGGAGGATCAATTTTAGGTGTACCAGTATTGGTCTATATTTTATTTTATCCTCCCGAAGAAGCAACTGCATATTCTTTGTTTATCGTAGGACTTACCTCACTTATTGGTGCCATTGCCTATCTAAGAAAAGGAGAAATTAGTGGTGAAGCCCTCTATCAATTTGCGTTAGCTTCTATGATCACCGTTTTTTGCGTAAGAAAATATCTCATGCCATCTATCCCACAAGAGATTCATTTTTTAAATTTTGAAATCTCGAAGCAGGTGTTAATCATGATTTTATTTTCTATACTGATCTTAAGTTCTTCGGTTAGTATGATAAAAAAAAGAAAACCGAATAGCAAAAGCCAGGTAAAATGGGATGAATTTGCACGCAGTCCCATGGGTTTACCTTTCGTAATTTTACTTGGCATCGTTATCGGATTTATAACAGGATTTGTAGGCGCTGGTGGTGGCTTTATTATTGTACCAGTTTTAATTTTCTTTTTACGCCTGAATTTCAAAAAAGCAATCGGCACTTCCCTATGCATTATTGCAATAAATTCATTAGTGGGTTTTACAGGCAACCTCGGTAATCAAAAAATGGATTGGCAATTTTTGATCAGCATTTCTGCGATTGCTATAGCAGGAATTCTAATTGGTAGCGCACTTTCAGGAAAGATTTCCTCGACAAAACTGAAACCTGCCTTTGGATGGTTTACACTCGTTGTTGGAGTTTCTATTCTTACAAAAGAACTCTTCATAAAATAA